A window from Rhinoraja longicauda isolate Sanriku21f chromosome 26, sRhiLon1.1, whole genome shotgun sequence encodes these proteins:
- the smyd4 gene encoding protein-lysine N-methyltransferase SMYD4, which translates to MPGPVDAPADGRDAGAEMGDECGATAVSAGASCPSASAGRFTSCTRLCAALRLARHWLSPADTAVLDELCAAWRAGKDHSTALHLKQRGNDSFKARDYLQALSLYTKGLRYMPTDSPECALLYANRSAALYQLQRYQDCVEDIERAERLGYPPQLQHKTQSRRAACLQRLSRAGSRESEPPLPSAPPALHPPPPLHPPPPLRPPPQSPPPQRWQGSALPVPCQEVVRGQAVLQETAFAAVLVPRPVVPGPAPHPGAAVPPMPGTCHPAPCPAPSCSYAQYLRAAVSLPPPGTHITGWNAHWAGEGTGCVRGTREVCVGTALYCWASLLNHSCQPNTTASFQGTRITLHATQPIPTGDQVLHCYAVPTGAGSVRCERRRSLQTQYYFWCECSACVRQGAAASPTPPAHFLCRPCGSALSLEEGGYRCASCAQLVPPQSLQQQLQQLRLQMEEAGDMDSTHTDVGLAWLQQCQADAQSLLPAHHPLHGEIDDSLARLYATHGEWGAAAQHLRRSLHAVELQYGAGSVELAQQLLKLAQVLFNSRSVCEAERVIDWAVPLLTTHFGADHDTVAELGAMKSCLQSLPGRR; encoded by the exons CCCTGCGGACACGGCTGTGCTGGACGAGCTGTGTGCGGCCTGGCGGGCGGGCAAGGACCACAGCACCGCGCTCCACTTGAAACAGCGGGGCAACGACAGCTTCAAGGCCAGGGACTACCTGCAGGCCCTCTCACTCTACACAAAG GGTCTCAGGTACATGCCCACCGACAGCCCAGAGTGTGCCCTGCTGTACGCCAACCGCTCCGCTgcactctaccagctgcagcgCTACCAG GACTGTGTGGAGGACATAGAGAGAGCGGAGAGGCTGGGCTACCCGCCGCAGCTGCAGCACAAGACACAGTCGCGCCGTGCCGCCTGCCTGCAGCGGCTGTCCAGGGCTGGGAGCAGGGAATCCGagccccccctccccagtgcccCCCCTGCCCTGCACCCCCCACCACCGCTGCACCCCCCACCACCGCTGCGCCCCCCACCCCAGAGCCCCCCACCCCAGA GGTGGCAGGGGTCGGCACTACCCGTGCCCTGCCAGGAAGTGGTGCGGGGGCAGGCGGTGCTGCAGGAGACGGCCTTTGCCGCGGTGCTGGTGCCCCGGCCTGTCGTACCTggcccagccccccacccaggaGCTGCTGTGCCACCAATGCCTGGCACCTGCCACCCtgccccctgccctgccccctcCTGCAGTTACGCCCAGTACTTGCGGGCAGCTGTGTCGCTCCCACCGCCTGGCACACACATCACAGGCTGGAATGCCCACTGGGCGG GAGAGGGTACGGGGTGTGTGAGGGGCACGCGGGAGGTGTGTGTGGGCACGGCCCTGTACTGCTGggccagcctgctcaaccactcctgcCAGCCCAACACTACTGCCAGCTTCCAGGGGACCCGCATCACCCTCCACGCCACCCAGCCCATCCCCACCGGAGACCAGGTGCTGCACTGCTACGCG GTCCCCACTGGAGCCGGCAGTGTACGGTGTGAGCGGCGGCGATCCCTGCAGACCCAGTACTACTTCTGGTGTGAGTGCAGCGCGTGTGTCCGTCAGGGGGCAGCGGCAAGCCCAACCCCACCAGCACACTTCCTCTGCCGCCCATGTGGGTCTGCTCTGTCG CTGGAGGAGGGGGGCTACAGATGTGCCAGCTGTGCCCAGCTGGTGCCCCCACAGTCTCTCCAACAACAACTGCAGCAGCTCAGGCTCCAGATGGAGGAAGCCGGCGACATGGACTCCACACACACTG ACGTGGGCTTGGCCTGGCTCCAGCAGTGCCAGGCCGATGCCCAGAGCCTCCTGCCTGCCCACCACCCGCTGCACGGGGAGATCGACGACAGCCTGGCCCGCCTCTACGCCACTCACG GGGAGTGGGGAGCAGCCGCGCAGCACCTGCGGCGGAGCCTGCATGCGGTGGAGCTGCAATATGGGGCCGGCAGCGTGGAGCTGGCACAGCAGCTCCTCAAACTGGCACAGGTGCTGTTCAACAG CCGGTCGGTGTGCGAAGCGGAGCGTGTGATTGACTGGGCCGTGCCTCTGCTGACCACTCACTTCGGCGCTGACCACGACACAGTGGCGGAGCTGGGGGCCATGAAGTCCTGTCTGCAGAGCCTGCCCGGCCGCAGGTGA